TCAGCAAACACTATATGAAAGGTCATGTCCAGCTCCTAGCCATGTTGCGACTCCACATCACCTCCCCCAGCCAACTTATAAAGGAACTACGCATGCACACATCTAACATGCATTTCATTTCCTTAATTAAAACTATATAAATGGGATAGTTGCATTGAATCTGAGCCCATATCTAAATGGAGAGTCTGGGTCTCAGCAAAAACATCCTGTGAATCAGTATCCTGCCATCAATTACTATTTTCCCAAATTTTATTTCCCTTGTTCCTTTTTATATAGAATCTATAGCACAAAAATAAGCCATTagacccaactggtttatgctggtgttcaaactccacacaagcctccacaCTAATTACCTCTTCCTATCCTGCACTCCGTGTccctcgattcctttctccctcatgtatacatcaagccccttaaatgcatcaatgctatcaaTTTCCACCAATCCACGTGGCAGTGAGTTCCCCATTCGCACCACTCGATGTAAAGTAATTTCTCCTAGATTCTTTATTTGATccgttagtggctatcttatatttttgcCCCCTTGTTGTGGGCTCATCCacaagtgggaacagtttctctacatccaccttatcgaaccccttcataattttaaatgtcTCCATCGGGTctcctcttttccagagaaaagagtgcaagcctgttcaatctttcctgattagTTGCATCCTCTTAATTCTGGTAACATTCCTGGAGTttactgcactttctccagtgcttcaatatcctttttgtaggtTGGAGATCAGCACTGCacacggtactccaagtgtgatctaatcaAGATTTTAATATAGATTTAATGTGTGCAGGAAATGCACACTAACGCAAAACTTTAAATATACTGTATTATAGACAGATAGTAGATTTGCACGGTGCTGTGCATGGTTGAGTTGGAGTATGCACCGAGATGTAACCACGTAACTCAGTCACTGATTTATGGTGACTGAacaagtcaaattctgtttttattacataatCTGGGATTTTTACTAATGCTTTAGGAGATCCAATTTTGTAACTGTCCATTTCTGCTGGTAAAACTGTCAATGAATGATATTCCTTTCCCTATAtatttaatttaaaacatttcttTAAAGCCCGTACACAGGAAAATGCCGGGCAACTTGCAGCATTTTATAGGTAGGTACGTAAAATGTAGCCATAGTGGGGATGGGCTGTGGAGCACTTGGGGTGGTTCTGCGGTATGACAGGGCAGGGCAAGCCTGTTGGCTGGCAACACTTAAGGAATGCATGGGATGTGAGGTGTGGGAGTAATGAGGGGGTATCAACAAGATATGACAGTACTGGAGAGGGGTGGAGTTCTGGTGTTTGGGAGCATTGGAGGAAATACTGGGGTACTGGCAATCTGGAGTGAGGGGAAAGAAGAAAAGATATAATCGCACCAAAGACGGAGCAGTCTGGTGGAATTGGGAGTTGCCTCGATATGGTGGCACTGGAGGAAGTCAAATTGGAGTTTGTGAATGTGAAGTTGGATCCATGATGGAGGGGGAAAATGTTGGGAAGCAGCTTTGAATATTGTTAATTGGAGGAAGGCTGCAGAGTGGGAAAATGACTAGTAGTGGTGAGTGGACGATAAAGTGGGAGCTTGGATTGAGTGATGGTGCATTGTAAAAGATTGGGGGATGAAGGAAGAGAAAAATTAAGGGTTGTAGAATTTGGTGGAAGTGAGAGTGAACAAGGTATTAGTGGGAGGGAGTCAATATGGATCTAAAGAAAATGGGAATGGAAAAATGGAGGAAAACGCAGTGAAGTTATGTGGTGTGGCAGAGGGAGGAAGGTGGTGTAGAGATGTGGAAGAAGGGATAGTGACGTTTTGGGAATAGTGGAGGTAGCTTCATGATGTGAGTTCTGGGGAGTTAGATGTGGTCGtctgccccgggggggggggtgggggggggcagcgcAGGGGAGTATTGGGAATGATAGTGTGATGGTAGATTTGTATGGGGTTGTCCCAACATATAGGAGATTTGGGAAGCCCGTCTCAGGATGTGAGCACTGGGAAATAATTCCTGGGAGGTGAGACTCCACTAAATCGATTGTTCCAGGTGTGTCAGGGCTGGGCACACATCAGGGCTGGGTAGTGTTGGGAATGCGTGGTTCTCAGAGCTCTGGAGAACTGGGGAAATGGGTTTTGATGTAGCAGCACAATGTGGGATACAGTGAGAGCACTGGAGGAGTCAGGAGAGTGACAATATGGAGGGTGGCTGGTTGTGTCAGTATTAAGGAGGAAGTGTCTGAGGTGGGCCCAGGAGAATGTAGGCTGAACTTCTGGGCCCTTTTGAGGCCATTAGGTGCTATAACACTGTGCTGGTACCAACAAGATTTGCTGCCAACAGGTTCAGCAGCCTCCCAAACCTCATGTTCCCAGCTATGAGCAAGGAACAATCTTAAGTTGTTAAAATCTATCTTCGGCCATTAGACAAGCCTGTCCTAGGTTTCCAGCCATTAGCTTGGACAGTGCAAAGTTTTTaaatccagtcttcagccatcAACTGGACTTCCACTACATTCCCTGATGAAGCACTTTAAATAAGAAAGTCAGGGAACCTGATGTGTGATGGGCTGAAAGCCGAAGAATGGATTAGAAAATTTACACTATCGGCTGGGAAGCTGGGGCCTGCTGATAGTCAAAAGTACAATTTGAAAACTTCCAAGACCTAATGCACACAAACCTCAGGCATTTGATACAAGCGTCACCACATCTGGGAGACAAAATTCTAGCGTTGGGAGAATCAAAGATCAGAGTGAGTCGTGTGAAAAATTGAGTCAGAAGTAAAAAACAGGAttaaaaatagcaaatgtaagcaTGACAGACATTATAGGCATGTGTGACAGAAATATGGTGACCGGGAAGGATTACAGGAGTGACACAGGAAATGTGTGCTTTACACAGGACATACAGAAAATATATACATACAGTTAGTACATATAACATGGCATTGCTCGCAGCCAATTATCTAAGCTGCTAGTTTTTGTTTGTGTTTCCTCATAACTGAGTCCTGAGATGTTAGGGATGAGATCTGTAGCTGTTCTCTACACTGCATTCCTGtctctttcttaaaaaaaaactaccctgCCCCTCAATGCCCTTGTGTCTTTCTTGAGTGGTGAACAAATTGTACACAATGCTGAAGAGTGGATCTGAGCAGAGTACTTGATGCAGGTTATTTTAAGAATGACACACACTCGTGGATCATCTGTGGCATTGCCCATGGCAAGTCAAAAGACAGATGCATCTCTTACCTGTGTGTGCTTGTATTCAGTCTCCTCTTGTTTCTCTAACTTATTTTTGTTCTTGCCTTTTGGGTGAGAGGTGGTTCTTTGCATTGTCTGGTGAATCAGTGTGTCATTTTTAGTTCGCTGCAGGATGCTGCTGTGTTCTTTTGTTTCTCTGATCCTGTCTTTGTTGGTCTGTGATCGATGTGTagttgtatatctaagtttgatattgctgtttatctctctcttgcAGACATGTCTCTTTTTTTGCCCTGTCTGCCCGTATCTCCCTTTCTTCCTCTGTATCTTAGATATCTTTGGCTTGTGTGTTAATTCCATATCTACTCATCTTTTTAGGTCCAATATCTTTATTGCATGATTGATGTATCTCTCTTCCTGCATCTGTGTTTGAGAAAAGGAAGACATGGGAGTGGATCTGGGGAAGGCACAACAGCAGTAGGAGATGTTTCAATTCCATTTCTACCCCCAATTTTTCTATTTAAAAATATGTGTCTGACTTTTCCCTTATCCATGTGTTTTTGACTAGAAAAGGAAAATTTGAGAGTGGTTTTGGGGAGGCGAGGGCAGCGGGAAGGCTTGTGAGATGGTGGAGGCTGGGGCATCAGGGAGAACTGTGAATATGGGGAAAGCACCACAGAAGGAAACCAGACTACCAAAGGAGGAGCTACACTGAAGGCAACATAGAAGGAGCCTCAGGAGGTACGTGGTACAAAGGAACAGACAGAAAACAACCCGAGAACCTTTTTAATTGACAGTCAGGAGCAGCTGGGAGTCACAGCTGAAAGCAAGTGGTACAGGGGTCTctctaatttaaaaataaatatatatgacATAAATAGAAATTAATTACAAAGACCAATAGTTATTGGAATTTAATTCTACTTATACTACTCAACTCCGGAGAAAGTCCATTCTAACCATATCCTAAAGGTCTGCAAAATGCATTCCATTTTCTCCACTGACTAATCCAGCTATAGCTACACAAGTAGACATGAATTATACGCACGTGCTGAGTATTATAGTCAGTTATTCCCTGAGCTGAAAGGCTCCCAACACGAGACGTTCCACCTAATGCTCTGGCCAAGAATAGTTATTGGAACTTCCGGGCACAGTACCACAAAATCCTGGATTGTTACACATTTTGGTTCAGAGGCCCGTACTATTTAACCCTAATTAATTACTTAAAATGGCAACAGTAGAGCAAGAGTACAATGACAAAAATTGACTCTGCTCAATAGGAACTGGCCTTGAGCCACAACGACTAATTACtgataaaaatggaggcccacagtttCAAGAATCAAGGTCCAAACTGACTGCAAAGCCAAATAGAGTGAGGTTTCCTTCAGAAAATCTTGCTCCTCTCCACTTCGGTGTCAGGTCGGGTCCCTGACCCCAGATTAAGGCTACATTTATGCTATAGTTACAGCATCGGGTGAAATTAAACCAATTCACACTGCTATAGTGCAAATCCACCATTGTTACCTATGCTGCCATAAGAACCTCAGTTTCCTATTTTGTGCCAAACACCAGTTCTCCCCTCAAGAACAGTCAATAAAATCCAAGTCCATCCAAGACTTAAGTATCTGGAGGTGCTCTTAAATCTTTCCTGCATTTCTGGACAGGATACGAAAGAAAGCTCATCAAAACTGTAGAACTCAATCTCCCTCAGCATTCTCTTCCAGCTACAATCACAGTGCCACTCAAGCTACTATTTCATAATTTACTTTGCTTttcctcctactcttttcaaccatgGTGGTGTCCTGAGCAAAGGACCTGGGTCCTTCATCTGTGCAACACTGCTAAAATCTCATGTGGTACAATCAGAAGTTTTCTTCACAATAAAAAGTTTGTTTATGGTGTTAAGGTGCAGCATCAATGTAGAAAGAGGTGCATGATAAAACTTCAGTCTTGAAACAAGTGACAAACATGCTGACTACAGccaaagtaaggaatcttacaacaccaggttatagtccaacagttttatttgaaaatcacaagctatcggaggctttctcctttgtcaggtactcacctgacgaaggagaaagcctccgaaagcttgtgattttcaaataaaactgttggactataacctggtgttgtaagattccttacatttgtccaccccagtccatcaccggcatctccacatcatacagcCAAAGTAGGAAGGTTTGTATTGCATGGTATGATGAAAAGACCAGATTAACTATTAACCATACACGGGcagtgcaggggtggggggcCAAAGAGGAGATGAACTGGGTATAAATTCATCTGTGTGATGCTGGTTCAATTATAATACGCTGTCTGGTCTATTTGTTTCCCATTCTACACTACTCTTGCTGGATTGGAGTTTGTTCTTCAGTTATCTTTTCCCTTTTCCACATAACCATCAGAAAAGTTAGTCCAATAAGACAGATCTCTCCACAAACACTAAATATTGTTCAGTGACCTGCCATTTAATGATTTGAATAACAAAAGCAAACAAGCTAAATTTGTAGGCTTCAGAACAGAGTCTAACTAGAGCCTTACTGGAGAGTTAACCTAGGCCACACTCATAACAGCTGGCTCAACATTAGCAGTCAAAAGCCTAGAAGCAACCTTCCTGACTACCTAGTCAGTCAGGGAATGATGCAAAGCACACAAGAACCTTGGGCAGATATGGAGATTaaaaagactgagatggatacagCCCTCTTGCAGGCTGCTCATCACTATAGGAGTGATATTTCCAGAACTATCAATACCAGTGAGCAGACTGCAGATTGTTTAATTTTCAACTGTTAATTGTCTGAGCAGAGTTGGAACAAAACTGGAATCAAAACTTCAAAGTACAACAGATTACTTCTTTTTCTGGTcgggacaaaaaaaaacaaatgttggAGAATATATTTAATAACTATGTTAATCTTAGGGCACAAACTTGATCTGCTGTTAGGAATAGAGAGCTCAACGATCATTGCTATCAGGTCACACCTCTCTGTAGGAAATACTTCCTTCATGAATATTTGTGATTACTtactttccagtattttctgtttttattttatttattgagGGCCTGGCatacctcttttaaaaaaaaactttgttgaAGACACCAACTCCCTCACAGTACAATTGCACAGCTGCGCTATCCTCTGGTACCTCTCCCAATTACTCATTATTGATGTGTGAACCTTGCCAGGGTATCCAGTGGTCAGGGTCATCCAATCCAGTCTTCAACCAGTATCCACACACGTCCAATTCCAGTAGCAGTTGTTAGATAGTGATTAAGAGTGGGAAGCGAGGACAGCTTTACCTTCTCTATCCCAGGGCCACTTATAACATTGCTACAATCAGaaaactcagcacagaacagatTCAACTGGGATTTTCATAGAATATTAGACAGAAACAGGGCATTTCGTCCATCAGATCTGTGTTGTTTTTCTCAATGagcccacctagtctaatcccactctcctgctcaccacCCATAACCTTTAATATTCCTCGTTCAAGCAACTATATAACTCAATTTTAAAAGAACTTGTGAATGATGATTCAACAAGGCTTTGTGGCAGAGAAATCCACATTGTAACCAAGTTCTGTGTAAGAAATGTTTTCTGACCGCTTCAAGTCTTTTGCGATTATCTTCAATTTGTGCCCTCTTGATATCATCTGGCcagccaatggaaacaatttaaCACCCCTTGACCTTCACAGCTTGTGAAAACAGCCCTAGATTCTCTCCAAGAACATAACCCCTCATTTCAAGCAACATCCTGGTGAAACCACACTGCATCTTTTCTATTgcttttacatccttcctataatgggataTGCAAAACTGTACAATACTTCAAATATGGTCTAAGGGATTCAATGTTACCTCTGTTTTTGTATCCTGTGTCTCTTGATATAAAATCTAGAATTACATTGCCTTATTATGGCCGTATAGATTTGTGCTGCCAACTTTAATTGTTActtgttctcagaatgtgggtgCTACTGGCAAGGCTGTATTTACCGCCTGGTTGCTCAGAGAAGGTATTGTTGAACCTTCTCTTTGAATCACCAATCCTTCAGGTGATGGTGCTgccatgatggtgttaggtagggaattccagaattctgACCTAGTGACGACAAAGGAATGGTGATGTGTGTGCAAGCCAGAATGgcgtgtgtcttggaggggaacttggaggtgatggtgttcccacaacattgctgctcttgaccttctctgtGGTGAGGTCACAGAGAAGGAGGTACTATCAAAGTAACTTTGGTGatttgccgcagtgcatcctgtagatcatacatactaCAGCCAGTAGTGGGGGGGTAGATATTGAATCCTGTGTATCTGCAGATCAAAATCCATCTGTTCCATTTAAGATCTTACCATTTAAGATACATTTTCTTTCCCTATGCcaacttccaaaatgtattaccttcctggtctgtatggctcagaatACCATTTCTGAACAGGTTCATGGTCGCACAGCCCAAGTTGGCATTATGGTACATTTTCCCTTAGTTTCTATCTATTGTCAACATCTACTGGAAGTTGTCAACACTGTCAGCAAAATAATTCGGTACATTAACAAAGGTATTTCCACCCTGGTAGAACCCAAAATGAATTAAACGCTGCAACAAGTTAACCCAGATGTAAATTTGATGATAACAGTAGTTAGAATTTCTATTATAAAGTTGACAGCATTGTATCCCTTTCACAATACCAAGATAATACTAAAATGGAACCTGTGGTTGGGGAGGTGAGGCAAAAGCCGCAGCAAACGTAACCAGTTAGACAGAATACAGCATAAAGCATTCAGACTATTGAAGCATTTCAGTCTTTTTATAGGTACACAAAAGGTATTGTGAACAGAGCATAGGTTTCACAATCCAATCTGTGCTCGATTATAATGCATAATTGATAAAAAGTACTAACTAGAAATAAAGCTACATCACTTTTTAGTGCCAATTACTCTTGCAGTTAGCAGCTCTAGACATGTGTATTTTTGAAGTGGTGATAGTCCTTAATATTCAAAGATGATAGAATCTTTCTCCATGAGTTTCTCAGTCTGTATTTCTAGTTCATTACTCAAATAGAGAACttttctatataaaaaaaaagatagaaaaGTTTCTGTagcaaaatgtttaaaaatatgcGCTCCATTAAAACCAATACCCTGGTATTACTGAGACACTGACTTGAGTGCTATTAATTCGTATTATAAAATTTACAGATGTGTATCTCAATTTGTTTTGTGATGCACCAAGCTAGTAGCAGATTTGCTGAAGACCAAAGTAATTTATAAAAGCATTAAAATCAGTTAGTTCATAAGTCCATGAGTAGTTACATCTGCCCCAGGGTGGCACAATGATTTAGAAGGGGGCAAATTAGGTTTCTTATCTTCCTTTAAGCAGACAAATAAGGATTCACTGTTAATAAAGCAGTCCTAATGACTGATAAATTTAATGGATTTACAGTACTAATGGTGTTGATAAACACTAACCAATATGACTACTCTTTTGCTAGctatccctcaccaccccccctcccaacaaTTTTCTTCCCCGTCCTCTAGGAAGTGATGTATGCTAGTGTTCTGCAAGAATCTGCTTTCAACAGAAGGGAGCaaaaagaaaattggagaaaCTGGCAGCACAGGCCACCTTCTGGTCTCTCACCAAAATAGCTACACTTGATATGTAATCAGGCTATTTGACGATGGTGCAAATGGTGCCGTTATGGGAAAGGGGTAGGAGGAAAACGGAGGTTGAACCTGGCACTGTCTTTAACTAATCTCAGTAGCTATCAATCCATCAAAGGAaatggctgattttcctccctccctttgccaGAAACACTGAAGACAACTCTATTGGGCCTACCATTGCTGAGATCTATCAGACCATAGATCAAACTTTATGGGCACGgttgtgtagtggttatggtactggactaacaatccagatGCCGAAAGTTCAAGTCCCACCAATAACAActtgtaaaactgaattcaatagaTCTTAATTTGTGGACTGACACTTGAAAAATGAGCATGCTAGCTGCTGGACTGTCACTGAAAACTCTACTAGTACACTAAACCTGCCATTCCTACCCGGTCTGACCTacgtgtgattccagtcccacgctacctggttgactcttaagccctgtaaaatggcctagcaagccactcaagttGTAAAGACTATAGTtattggatcaaaatcctggaatgctATCCAACACCactatgggagcaccatcacaaagactgcaacAGTTGAAGGGAGTCCACCATCTTCTTAGTTGGCTAGGGATGCGGCCTTACCATCAACAgaacgattttttaaaaaaagtggaaacatttcatAGTATAGCACATAATGTTACTCACTTAGCCATCAGTAGctgctgactttaaaaaaaaattggtatttAAATGTGCAATATCACTTCTATTAGATCACCAGGTGCAACAAGATAGTTTCAGCTCAGAGAGTGAAAGAAAACACGATCACATTTAGGAATGGATTCCTAAACccattaaaaataacattttgaacAGAACAGCACTGGACAGCAAGAAGGAATGAAGATATATTAAACATTATAAATACAAGGCACACAGCACTCAGCTGCATAAGTATAGCATTTACATTCTAGTCAAACatacaaaaatatttttatataCTCCATTCAATAAAACCTTTTACATAAAGATCCCATCTGTATATGTATATTACAAGAATATTCTCTGCCACTATTTTCAAAGAACAGCCATTTTCAGGCAATGTGGCAGCAGTACCACATTTATGGTTTACTACATAGAACTAGAAAAGCATTCTTCATTCCTTAGTCACTAATGATGACTGATAAGATTTTGAATATGTATTTACACTGAATCACAAACATTCAAACCATCTCTACTGCTCACTGCAATGTTTCAGGTAATTGCAGAAATGCTGAAGACTATTTGAATCAATTATCCATATTATCAGTTGTATCTGTAGTGGCTACAAGCAACTCAAGGCATGCAAAAGGATGCTTAAAACATGTGGTGTTAAAAACATGCTATGTTTAAAATAAGTGTTACCAAAATTAAATAAATTCTGCCAAATGTACATCGAGTGATACACAACCTTTTGTCCATTCCATACACCACGATTCCAATGGATTTTGGAACAAGTCTACAGGACTTCTGAACTTTTAATTTAGTCTTTCACTTTAAACAGAACTGCAAAGTCATGGTTATTCACACTGAAGACTACAAATAGCAAAACAAATTCATTCTTTTGCAATAAAAGTTCTCAAAGTCCAGACGTTTACAGAAAATAAAACTGCACTTATTAACATGACAGTTATTGACAGCAACTGAAAGCGTGGGTAACACCATGCAGTATGTTATGGTAGTGACATTTTTGCAGTTGATATTTAGtccttgtgaaaggtgctacattcaATGCATTACATAGGATTAAAAGCATTAAACCTATAAATAAAACGTTTTGATTTTTAAACAAAGCACTGAAGCTTAACTAAAATATTCTTAGCGTATAGACAAGGACCTGTCACTCACTTCTTTGGTCTGACTATAAGAAACGAGATCGGAAACGATGTAGTGACGATTAATAACTTGATTATCTTTTGACCTAGGGCAAGTCCCTCTCGACCTGCTTTAGATTCAATTAACATTATATATATCCCTTCCCCCAACCACACTTACCAGAAAACAAAGCTGCGGCCAGTTGTGAATAAAATATCTATAGGTATATATGGAATAAGGTTCAGACAAATCTTTCGTGATCAACCTCATAATATCTGGCATTTGCAACTCTGACTCATAGCCAACATATCGTATCCTGTCGGGCTCTTGCTGCGGGTGCAAACTACAAGCGGCTACGGAGGCGGCCAGGCGGTGCTGGTCTTCATCATCTGGGCTGACACCAATCCCATCGAGTCCATCCCTGCGGTTGTGAATGTCGGGTTCGGCCGCCTCGGCAGTCCTTTGGTTCGCATGGTTCACGTTGGGACTCTCACAATAATTGGCGTCGGGTTTCCTCCTGCCGCCTTCGGGCAGTGACAGTCCCGCGTTAAACTCGGCGTCGCCCTCGGAGCAAGACAGTCGCGCTTTGCGATCCGCCTTGTAGTGAAGCTCGGGGTTTATGATAACGCAGCCGTTCAGTACCCGCTGGtgctgatggtggtggtggtgtaggaGGCCCTTCTTCGCACGGTTTGTCTCCGGATAGGTTAGGACACTATTCGCCGGCTTCGGCCCGACTTCCTCCACGCATTCCTGCCCCGTTCCGGGCAAAGCAGCTTCTTCCTTTTCCCCGCCCCCGCCTTGAAGCGGCTCCGGCAGCTGGCCGTACCCTCTAGAGTGATTGAGCGTAGCAGGAAAGGGCGAGATttcagtggggggtggggagagcacGCTAGGCCCAGGTGGTAGATCCGACATTCTAAAGAGCGGAGAAACGCAGCGACAGCATGAGGGCAaattagcgagagagagagaaaaaaaatgatccaaccgcgggtaggggtggggaggggactcGCCGCCCTCAGCACTCGCACATCCTGTGGCGGACCGGACCGGACCGGACCCGACCAGGCCGGGCCTGTCAGGCGGCGCCCGACACCCACACCGATACAGGCGATAGAAAAGgggcgggggatgggggagaAACGAGCTAAAAGTTGAGAGAAACCCGAGCACAAGCGGCACCGACGCACAGCCCGTCACTCGAGGC
The nucleotide sequence above comes from Heptranchias perlo isolate sHepPer1 chromosome 10, sHepPer1.hap1, whole genome shotgun sequence. Encoded proteins:
- the naa30 gene encoding N-alpha-acetyltransferase 30 isoform X2; translated protein: MSDLPPGPSVLSPPPTEISPFPATLNHSRGYGQLPEPLQGGGGEKEEAALPGTGQECVEEVGPKPANSVLTYPETNRAKKGLLHHHHHQHQRVLNGCVIINPELHYKADRKARLSCSEGDAEFNAGLSLPEGGRRKPDANYCESPNVNHANQRTAEAAEPDIHNRRDGLDGIGVSPDDEDQHRLAASVAACSLHPQQEPDRIRYVGYESELQMPDIMRLITKDLSEPYSIYTYRYFIHNWPQLCFLAMVGDECVGAIVCKLDMHKKMFRRGYIAMLAVDSKYRRKCIGCPGN
- the naa30 gene encoding N-alpha-acetyltransferase 30 isoform X1, translated to MSDLPPGPSVLSPPPTEISPFPATLNHSRGYGQLPEPLQGGGGEKEEAALPGTGQECVEEVGPKPANSVLTYPETNRAKKGLLHHHHHQHQRVLNGCVIINPELHYKADRKARLSCSEGDAEFNAGLSLPEGGRRKPDANYCESPNVNHANQRTAEAAEPDIHNRRDGLDGIGVSPDDEDQHRLAASVAACSLHPQQEPDRIRYVGYESELQMPDIMRLITKDLSEPYSIYTYRYFIHNWPQLCFLAMVGDECVGAIVCKLDMHKKMFRRGYIAMLAVDSKYRRKCIGTNLVKKAIYAMVEGDCDEVVLETEITNKSALKLYENLGFVRDKRLFRYYLNGVDALRLKLWLR